One segment of Campylobacter hominis ATCC BAA-381 DNA contains the following:
- the yedF gene encoding sulfurtransferase-like selenium metabolism protein YedF, with translation MQIDCRNLECPKPVIKTKETLKSLKIGQNLEILVNSKTSLENISRFLNTNSMKFEVSELDGGEFCIKTTKMDELEDENIDFAVCDSGVKNVKKVIFLNEESCGSGEVGKSLLAKFLGTIKNLTNPPKTIICVNNAVFMTTNRAHACYPVLKDLESIGIEILSCGSCLEAYKLVDKLSIGKMSNAYEIMEILTQNEVLKL, from the coding sequence ATGCAAATAGATTGTAGAAATTTGGAGTGCCCAAAACCTGTCATAAAAACAAAGGAAACACTAAAAAGTCTTAAAATAGGGCAAAATTTAGAAATTTTAGTAAATTCTAAAACAAGCCTTGAAAATATCTCACGTTTTTTAAATACAAATTCGATGAAATTTGAAGTTAGCGAACTTGACGGTGGAGAATTTTGTATAAAAACTACAAAAATGGACGAATTGGAAGATGAAAATATCGATTTCGCAGTTTGCGACAGTGGCGTAAAAAACGTTAAAAAAGTGATTTTTTTAAATGAAGAAAGTTGCGGTAGCGGTGAAGTCGGCAAAAGTCTGCTTGCAAAATTTTTAGGAACGATAAAGAATCTCACAAATCCGCCAAAAACAATTATCTGTGTAAATAATGCGGTTTTTATGACTACAAACAGGGCCCATGCATGTTATCCGGTTTTAAAAGATTTAGAATCAATCGGAATTGAAATTTTAAGCTGCGGAAGTTGCCTTGAAGCCTATAAACTGGTTGATAAACTTTCAATCGGAAAAATGTCGAATGCATATGAAATAATGGAAATTTTAACTCAAAATGAGGTTCTAAAACTTTGA